One region of Blattabacterium cuenoti genomic DNA includes:
- the aspS gene encoding aspartate--tRNA ligase — MYRTHNCGELSLKDIEKKVILSGWIQKIRNLGSLFFIDIRDYFGITQLIVSKKSVKENFSLEKEFLIKVEGKVVERLSKNYNIPTGEIEILVFHIDLLNSSLFPPFTIENKTDGNEEMRMIYRYLDIRRNPIKNNLIIRHNLVLETRNFLSKNGFLEIETPVLINDTPEGARSFVVPSRTHPNKFYALAQSPQLFKQLLMIGGIDKYFQIVKCFRDEDSRSDRQIEFTQIDCEMSFVEEHDVLVFFEYFIKHIFKKIKNIQLDSFPRISYSDAIKMYGTDSPDIRFSMSFVELNDLVKIKNISLLKEQEFVIGIKIKKCHDIHNNDKINCFLKTIENKNFFWIRYLHNQTLLSSNQNFLNEKILKIFVKYFKALPGDLLFFSYGKKIKTRKELGKIRLKIADFFNLKDPKIFKPLWITDLPLLKWEERSKKYKSVHHPFTSPKEEDIHLLEKCPKNIRSKSYDLIINGVEIGSGSIRIHNKNIQNLIFKHLGFSKREIESRFGFFIKAFEYGVPPHGGIAFGLDRLVNILEGNKNIKNFIAFPKNNYGKDLMINAPSLLEKEKLKELHFR, encoded by the coding sequence ATGTATAGAACACATAATTGTGGAGAATTGAGTTTGAAAGATATTGAAAAAAAAGTGATATTATCTGGATGGATTCAAAAAATAAGAAATTTAGGATCTTTATTTTTCATAGACATTAGAGATTATTTTGGCATCACACAACTAATTGTTTCTAAAAAATCAGTAAAAGAAAATTTTTCTTTGGAAAAAGAATTTCTGATTAAAGTAGAAGGAAAAGTAGTAGAAAGATTATCTAAAAACTACAATATTCCTACAGGAGAAATCGAAATTTTGGTATTCCATATAGATTTATTAAACTCATCTTTATTTCCTCCTTTTACTATAGAAAATAAAACAGATGGAAATGAAGAAATGAGAATGATTTATCGATATCTTGATATTAGAAGAAATCCCATTAAAAATAATTTGATAATTCGTCATAATTTGGTTTTAGAAACTCGTAATTTTCTTTCTAAAAATGGATTTTTAGAAATAGAAACTCCTGTATTAATTAATGATACTCCAGAAGGAGCTAGAAGTTTTGTTGTTCCTTCTAGAACACATCCTAATAAATTCTATGCATTAGCTCAATCTCCACAATTATTCAAACAATTATTGATGATAGGAGGAATAGACAAATATTTTCAAATTGTTAAATGCTTTAGAGACGAAGATTCTCGCTCTGATAGACAAATAGAATTTACACAAATAGATTGTGAAATGTCTTTTGTAGAAGAACATGATGTATTAGTATTTTTTGAATATTTTATTAAACATATTTTCAAAAAAATTAAGAATATTCAATTAGATTCCTTCCCTCGTATTTCTTATTCTGATGCTATAAAAATGTACGGAACGGATTCCCCTGATATTCGTTTTTCTATGTCTTTTGTAGAATTGAATGATTTAGTTAAAATCAAAAACATTTCTTTATTGAAAGAACAAGAATTCGTGATAGGAATTAAAATTAAAAAATGTCATGACATACATAATAATGATAAAATAAATTGTTTTTTGAAAACAATAGAAAATAAGAATTTTTTTTGGATAAGATATTTACATAATCAAACTTTACTTTCTTCTAATCAAAATTTTTTAAACGAAAAAATTTTAAAAATTTTTGTAAAATATTTTAAAGCTTTACCCGGTGATTTATTATTTTTTTCTTACGGAAAAAAAATAAAAACTAGAAAAGAACTTGGAAAAATACGATTAAAAATAGCAGACTTTTTTAATCTAAAAGATCCTAAAATTTTTAAACCTTTGTGGATTACAGATTTGCCACTCTTAAAATGGGAAGAGAGATCGAAAAAATATAAATCTGTACATCATCCATTCACCAGCCCGAAAGAAGAAGATATTCATTTATTGGAAAAATGTCCAAAAAATATTCGTTCTAAATCTTATGATTTAATTATAAATGGAGTAGAAATCGGAAGTGGATCTATACGTATTCACAATAAAAACATACAAAATCTAATTTTTAAACATTTGGGATTTTCTAAAAGAGAAATAGAATCTAGATTCGGTTTTTTTATAAAAGCTTTTGAATATGGAGTTCCTCCTCATGGAGGGATTGCTTTTGGATTAGATAGATTAGTTAATATTTTGGAAGGAAATAAAAACATAAAAAATTTTATTGCTTTTCCAAAAAATAATTATGGAAAAGATTTAATGATAAATGCTCCATCTTTATTGGAAAAAGAAAAATTAAAAGAGTTACATTTTCGTTAA
- the mreC gene encoding rod shape-determining protein MreC — protein sequence MREFINFFLKWRFIIFFFLLEFSAIFLSFSNSKFHQYIYAGSSNFIIGKIYETIYKLRSYFLLEIENQKLLNENRKLRDAQISYKIRKISKDFKEEDINYLQQYTFTPVQIINNSIHEQDNYITINKGNIDGIKPDMGIILSNGIAGIIIKTSPHFSIAISLLNPKIKVNARLKKNKCFGTLSWDGVDHEYVILYDIPRHSTIHKGDIVETDGKSATFPEGIPIGKVHSYKFDEEHANYIIKVKLMANFSTIENAYVVKNFFKKEWNDLQLYKVENK from the coding sequence ATGCGTGAATTTATTAATTTTTTTTTAAAATGGCGTTTTATTATTTTCTTTTTTTTACTAGAATTTTCTGCTATTTTTCTTTCTTTTTCAAATTCAAAATTTCATCAATATATTTATGCTGGTTCTTCCAATTTTATAATTGGGAAAATTTATGAAACTATCTATAAACTGCGTAGTTATTTTTTACTAGAAATTGAAAATCAAAAACTTCTAAATGAAAATAGAAAGTTACGTGACGCTCAAATATCTTATAAAATAAGAAAAATATCTAAAGATTTTAAAGAAGAAGATATTAATTATTTACAACAGTATACTTTTACTCCAGTACAAATTATAAATAATAGTATTCACGAACAAGATAATTATATAACAATCAACAAAGGAAATATAGACGGGATAAAACCAGATATGGGAATTATATTATCTAATGGTATTGCAGGAATTATAATCAAAACTTCTCCACATTTTAGTATAGCAATTTCTCTTTTAAACCCCAAAATTAAAGTTAATGCTAGGTTAAAGAAAAATAAGTGCTTTGGAACTCTTAGTTGGGATGGAGTAGATCATGAATATGTAATTTTATATGATATTCCAAGACATTCCACTATACATAAAGGAGATATTGTAGAAACAGATGGAAAATCCGCTACTTTTCCTGAAGGAATTCCAATAGGAAAAGTCCATTCTTATAAATTTGATGAAGAACATGCTAATTATATTATAAAAGTAAAACTCATGGCTAATTTTTCTACTATAGAAAACGCTTATGTTGTGAAAAATTTTTTTAAAAAAGAATGGAATGATCTTCAGCTTTATAAAGTTGAAAATAAATAA
- a CDS encoding inorganic diphosphatase, whose product MKISFDALIEIPKGCRNKYEFDKKNNLIRLDRVLYSPMSYPTDYGFIPKTLSMDGDPLDVLVFLTEPTIPGCLIKVKPIGIFFMIDDKGEDEKIICVPLSDPNYNIINNIDEISLHTKKEIEHFFLVYKDLENKKVKIGNWKDRKEAISVYHQSCLRYQNHLTKM is encoded by the coding sequence ATGAAAATCAGTTTTGATGCACTTATTGAAATTCCCAAAGGATGCAGAAACAAATATGAATTTGACAAAAAAAATAATCTAATTCGATTAGATCGAGTCTTGTATTCTCCTATGAGTTATCCAACAGATTATGGTTTTATTCCAAAAACTCTTTCTATGGATGGAGATCCATTAGATGTATTAGTTTTTTTAACAGAACCTACAATTCCAGGTTGTTTAATAAAAGTGAAACCTATAGGAATTTTTTTTATGATAGATGATAAAGGAGAAGATGAAAAAATTATTTGTGTTCCTCTTTCAGATCCTAATTATAATATTATAAATAATATTGATGAGATTTCTTTACATACAAAAAAAGAAATAGAGCATTTTTTTTTAGTATATAAAGATTTAGAAAATAAAAAAGTAAAGATAGGAAATTGGAAGGATAGAAAAGAAGCTATTTCTGTATATCATCAATCTTGTTTACGATATCAAAATCACTTAACGAAAATGTAA
- a CDS encoding NAD(P)H-hydrate dehydratase, whose amino-acid sequence MKILSLNQIRKADQYCIDSESISSVQLMERAAKNCFNWIIHNKYFKIKKIPFIVLVGNGNNGGDGLSLSYMLHLYGAKVSVYGVNISNHFSNEFLINKRKVLQHGINFKIIDEGEKFPFFNKESYIIDAIFGIGFNRTINQYWKSFFHYINEKKFKAVISIDIPSGLFIEKSHEIFEGIIKATHTLTFQVPKLPFLLPNYEDYVGKWYLINIGWKENFIRKIQTNNFYIDDVYIHAIYKKKIRKKFSHKGNYGHGMIIGGSFGMIGSVILSATASFRSGIGKLSVYVPFDGYQIIQNSLPEAIVNTDNTKKHWISNIVIPNENINAIGIGMGMGIHPKTVYALESFLLKNKKIPMIIDADAINILSHKSLLLDLIPEETILTPHPKEFQRLCRSWKNDYEKLHLLKKMSRKYKIFIVLKGAHSVVSTPDGNLYFNSTGNTGMSTAGSGDVLTGMIMSFLSQGYSKKESCIMGVYLHGLAGDIASKKLSEEAIMANDIINHIGEAYLKLKI is encoded by the coding sequence ATGAAAATTCTTTCTTTAAATCAAATCAGAAAAGCAGATCAATATTGTATTGATTCCGAATCAATTTCTTCTGTTCAATTAATGGAAAGAGCAGCTAAAAATTGTTTTAATTGGATTATTCATAACAAATATTTTAAAATTAAAAAAATTCCATTCATAGTATTAGTAGGAAATGGAAATAATGGAGGAGATGGATTATCTTTATCTTATATGTTACATTTATATGGAGCAAAAGTTTCGGTATATGGAGTTAACATTTCTAATCATTTTTCAAATGAATTTTTAATCAACAAAAGAAAAGTATTACAACATGGAATAAATTTTAAAATAATTGATGAAGGTGAAAAATTCCCATTTTTTAATAAGGAAAGTTATATTATTGATGCTATTTTTGGAATAGGATTTAATCGTACAATTAATCAATATTGGAAATCTTTTTTCCATTATATCAACGAAAAAAAATTTAAAGCAGTTATATCCATAGACATTCCATCTGGACTTTTTATAGAAAAAAGTCATGAAATCTTTGAAGGAATAATCAAAGCTACTCACACTTTAACTTTTCAAGTACCAAAACTACCTTTTTTATTACCAAATTACGAAGATTATGTTGGGAAATGGTATTTAATAAATATTGGATGGAAAGAAAATTTTATTCGTAAAATACAAACGAATAATTTTTATATAGATGATGTATATATTCATGCTATATATAAAAAAAAAATAAGAAAGAAATTTTCACATAAAGGAAATTATGGACATGGAATGATTATAGGTGGAAGTTTTGGGATGATCGGTTCTGTTATTTTGTCCGCAACTGCTAGTTTTCGTTCTGGAATAGGAAAATTAAGTGTATATGTTCCTTTTGATGGATATCAAATTATACAAAATTCACTTCCAGAGGCTATTGTAAATACAGATAACACGAAAAAACATTGGATTAGTAATATTGTGATTCCTAATGAAAATATAAATGCAATAGGAATAGGAATGGGAATGGGAATACACCCCAAAACTGTGTACGCTCTAGAATCTTTTTTGTTAAAAAACAAAAAAATTCCTATGATAATTGATGCAGATGCCATAAATATATTATCACATAAATCACTATTATTGGATCTTATTCCGGAAGAAACCATTCTCACTCCACATCCAAAAGAATTTCAAAGATTATGTCGATCATGGAAAAATGATTATGAAAAATTACATCTCTTAAAAAAGATGTCTAGAAAATATAAAATTTTTATTGTGTTAAAAGGAGCTCATTCTGTTGTTTCAACGCCTGATGGAAATCTATACTTTAATAGTACAGGAAATACAGGTATGTCAACAGCTGGTAGTGGAGATGTACTCACTGGAATGATAATGAGTTTTTTATCTCAAGGATATTCTAAAAAAGAATCATGTATAATGGGTGTTTATTTACACGGATTAGCAGGAGATATAGCCTCAAAAAAATTAAGTGAAGAAGCTATCATGGCTAATGATATTATTAATCATATAGGGGAAGCTTATCTGAAGCTAAAAATTTAA
- a CDS encoding dihydrolipoamide acetyltransferase family protein: MAEYNLPLPAMGESIAEATIIRWLKEEGDSIKKEDLLVEIATDKVDSEISSPVNGILKKKLFSPNEVAKVGSFIAILETEEKFFLKNMPIEKNKKRFYSPLVRTIAHREGIRFYELETIEGTGEKGRVTKKDILKYIRFNKKNSPVVPKYDSVRSKNNDKNEEIIEMDRIRRITAEHMISSKNISAHVTSFVEADVTNIVKWRDKMKDTFQKNTGEKLTLMSVFVECVVKAIKDLPMINISVNGTSIIKKRNIHIGLATALPDGNLIVPVIKNADSYNLIGLIKIINDLIKRAKSNQLKPEETQGGTYTISNIGSFGNLFGTPIIHQPQVAIMAIGLIQKKLSIIETPEGDLIGIRHKIYLSHSYDHRVIDGVLGGCFAKKVALYLERFNCYTKI; this comes from the coding sequence ATGGCCGAGTATAATTTGCCCCTTCCAGCCATGGGTGAAAGTATAGCTGAGGCTACTATCATTCGTTGGTTAAAAGAAGAGGGAGATTCTATAAAAAAAGAAGATCTTTTAGTAGAAATAGCTACAGATAAAGTAGATTCTGAAATATCTTCCCCTGTAAATGGGATCTTAAAAAAGAAACTATTTTCTCCCAATGAAGTTGCTAAAGTGGGGAGTTTCATTGCTATTTTAGAAACAGAAGAAAAATTTTTTTTAAAGAACATGCCAATAGAAAAAAATAAAAAACGTTTTTATTCTCCTCTTGTTCGTACTATTGCTCATAGAGAAGGAATCCGTTTCTATGAATTGGAAACGATAGAAGGAACTGGAGAAAAAGGACGTGTTACTAAGAAAGATATATTAAAATATATTCGTTTTAATAAAAAAAACAGTCCTGTTGTACCTAAATATGATAGTGTTAGAAGTAAAAATAATGATAAAAATGAAGAAATAATTGAAATGGATAGAATACGCAGGATTACTGCAGAACATATGATTAGCAGTAAAAATATTTCTGCACATGTAACTTCTTTTGTCGAGGCGGATGTGACTAATATAGTAAAATGGAGAGATAAAATGAAAGATACTTTTCAGAAAAATACGGGAGAAAAATTAACCTTAATGTCCGTTTTTGTGGAATGTGTAGTAAAAGCTATAAAAGATCTACCCATGATAAATATTTCTGTAAATGGAACAAGTATAATAAAAAAAAGAAATATTCATATAGGATTAGCTACTGCTTTACCCGACGGAAATTTAATTGTTCCTGTGATCAAAAATGCAGATTCTTATAATTTAATAGGATTAATAAAAATTATTAATGATTTAATAAAAAGAGCTAAATCTAATCAATTAAAACCTGAAGAAACTCAGGGGGGGACTTATACTATTAGTAATATAGGTAGCTTTGGAAATCTTTTTGGAACCCCTATTATCCATCAACCGCAAGTTGCTATTATGGCAATAGGTTTAATACAAAAAAAATTGTCGATAATAGAAACACCAGAAGGGGATTTAATAGGAATAAGACATAAAATCTATTTATCTCATTCTTATGATCACCGTGTAATAGATGGTGTTTTAGGTGGTTGTTTTGCTAAAAAAGTAGCTTTATATTTAGAAAGATTTAATTGTTATACAAAAATATAA
- the rodA gene encoding rod shape-determining protein RodA codes for MVKRNKILFRNIDWGVVFIYIIMIFFGYMNLYSVSPEKAEKQLIWILLSFIFIFIIFLFKPIHYKHITPFFFLFTLFLLIGVFFFGKNINGSKSWYVFGSISFQPSELAKISTSLMIAHIMSQEDIENNNKGLLHIFVILVLPAFLILLQPDPGSSIVFSSFLLTLYREGLSIYFILYFLFYIFLFIISLNLSPWIVVLILFISFVFFFLFKKKILFIDLFFYIFLFISFSVFSVFSPFFFQKFLKQHHKDRINILFQNEFDRKYRDNVGYNLLYSKTAIGSGKFFGKGYQKGTVTKGKFVPEQHTDYIFCTVGEEWGFIGSVILIIFYLLFISRIYFLSERQKDVFGRIFGYSVGNILFIHLIINLGMVMGLFPTIGIVLPFFSYGGSSLWSFTVLLFIFIRMDALDQTSLI; via the coding sequence TTGGTAAAAAGAAATAAAATATTGTTTAGAAACATAGATTGGGGGGTTGTTTTTATTTATATTATTATGATTTTTTTTGGGTATATGAATTTATATTCCGTATCTCCAGAAAAAGCAGAAAAACAATTAATATGGATATTATTAAGTTTTATTTTTATATTTATTATTTTTCTATTTAAGCCTATTCATTATAAGCATATAACTCCATTTTTCTTTTTATTTACGTTGTTTCTTTTGATTGGAGTATTTTTTTTCGGAAAAAATATAAATGGGTCAAAATCTTGGTATGTTTTTGGTTCTATTAGTTTTCAACCATCTGAGTTAGCTAAAATATCAACATCTTTAATGATCGCTCATATTATGAGTCAAGAAGATATCGAAAATAATAATAAAGGATTATTACATATATTTGTCATATTAGTATTACCTGCCTTTTTGATACTTTTACAACCTGATCCTGGTTCTTCTATAGTTTTTTCCTCTTTTCTTCTTACTTTATACAGAGAAGGATTATCTATTTATTTTATACTTTATTTTTTGTTTTATATTTTTTTGTTTATAATTTCGTTAAATCTATCTCCTTGGATTGTAGTTCTAATTTTATTTATTAGTTTTGTTTTTTTCTTTCTTTTTAAGAAAAAGATATTATTTATTGATTTATTTTTTTATATATTTTTATTTATTAGTTTTTCAGTTTTTTCTGTTTTTTCTCCATTTTTTTTTCAAAAATTTTTAAAACAACATCATAAAGATAGAATCAATATTTTATTTCAAAATGAATTTGATAGGAAATATAGAGATAATGTAGGATATAATTTGTTATATTCTAAAACAGCTATTGGTTCTGGAAAATTTTTTGGAAAAGGATATCAAAAAGGAACTGTTACAAAAGGAAAATTTGTTCCTGAGCAGCATACTGATTATATTTTTTGTACAGTAGGAGAAGAATGGGGTTTTATAGGAAGTGTAATTCTGATTATATTTTATTTATTATTTATTAGTCGTATTTATTTTTTATCTGAAAGACAAAAAGATGTTTTTGGAAGAATTTTTGGATATTCAGTTGGAAATATTCTCTTTATTCATTTAATTATTAATTTAGGGATGGTTATGGGGCTTTTCCCTACCATAGGGATTGTTCTTCCTTTTTTTAGTTATGGAGGATCTTCTCTTTGGTCTTTTACTGTTTTATTATTTATCTTTATAAGAATGGATGCATTAGATCAAACTAGTTTGATCTAA
- the lnt gene encoding apolipoprotein N-acyltransferase: MKKVEFFIYSVFSGVLLGLGWPTYGSPIYLFIAFIPLLYIENYLNHSLFSILLFSFITFLTWNAISTWWLSYAKRANGTFAIEAYLAPVLLNALFMSIIFSFYSCIKKHVKNKKIGYVFLICLWISFEKMHLEWELSWPWLNLGNGFANRTEWIQWYEYTGILGGSIWIWIVNIGLTESIFQYKNDKNILFLYKKIFFNIGIIFFMIFISNLIYIKYKRNQHERTANVLILQPNIDPYNKKYRISTDELIFKLKKLIDQKISKESMIIIAPETMFPGKGNKIRIKDINKNKIISTFQDYLKNKSPNTVFITGVELYTLYRKNKSETSIPIFQKEKKNTQWVDIFNSVIQIGSNENIEFHHKSKLVPAVETFPYKKIFSPILGNILLNFGGTVMELGKEKDPSVFKYPYLGIKIAPIICYESVFGEYVSSFFRKKNVELMIIITNDGWWGLSQGHKQHMYYARIRAIENRKCVARSANTGISCFIDEKGEIMSYIPYGKEGFLYKKIFLNRNKTFYIKYGDFISKICLLTTIIILLYTITYKFYTKKFE; this comes from the coding sequence ATAAAAAAAGTTGAATTTTTTATATACAGTGTATTTTCCGGCGTATTATTAGGACTGGGATGGCCCACTTATGGTTCTCCTATATATTTGTTTATCGCTTTTATTCCTTTATTATATATAGAAAATTATTTGAATCATTCTTTATTTTCTATTTTATTATTTTCTTTTATTACTTTTTTAACATGGAATGCTATTTCTACATGGTGGTTATCTTATGCAAAAAGAGCTAATGGAACTTTTGCAATAGAAGCTTATTTAGCCCCTGTTTTACTTAATGCTCTTTTTATGTCAATTATTTTTTCTTTTTATTCATGTATAAAAAAACATGTAAAAAACAAAAAAATAGGATATGTATTTTTAATTTGTTTATGGATTTCATTTGAAAAAATGCATTTAGAATGGGAATTATCTTGGCCATGGCTAAATTTAGGAAATGGTTTTGCTAATCGTACGGAATGGATTCAGTGGTATGAGTATACAGGAATTTTAGGAGGGTCTATATGGATATGGATAGTCAATATTGGATTGACAGAATCCATTTTTCAGTATAAAAATGATAAAAATATCTTATTCTTATATAAGAAAATATTTTTCAATATAGGAATCATTTTTTTCATGATTTTTATTTCAAATCTTATATATATAAAATATAAAAGGAATCAACATGAACGTACTGCAAATGTATTAATTTTACAGCCCAATATAGATCCATATAATAAAAAATACCGTATTTCAACAGATGAATTAATTTTCAAATTAAAAAAATTAATAGATCAAAAAATATCTAAGGAATCTATGATTATTATAGCTCCTGAAACCATGTTTCCAGGAAAAGGAAACAAAATACGAATAAAAGATATAAATAAAAACAAAATCATTTCTACTTTTCAAGATTACTTAAAAAATAAATCTCCAAATACAGTGTTTATAACAGGAGTAGAATTATATACTTTATATCGTAAAAATAAAAGTGAAACTTCCATTCCTATTTTTCAAAAAGAAAAAAAAAATACACAATGGGTAGATATTTTTAATTCTGTAATTCAAATAGGAAGTAATGAAAATATTGAATTTCATCATAAATCTAAGTTAGTTCCAGCAGTAGAAACTTTTCCTTATAAAAAAATTTTTTCACCTATATTAGGAAATATATTACTTAATTTTGGAGGAACTGTAATGGAACTTGGAAAAGAAAAGGATCCTTCTGTTTTTAAATATCCTTATTTGGGTATAAAAATAGCTCCTATTATTTGTTATGAATCTGTTTTTGGAGAATATGTTTCTAGTTTTTTTAGAAAAAAAAATGTAGAATTAATGATCATTATTACTAATGATGGATGGTGGGGGTTATCACAAGGACATAAACAACATATGTATTACGCTCGTATTAGAGCGATTGAAAATCGAAAATGTGTAGCTAGATCTGCAAATACAGGGATTTCTTGTTTTATTGACGAAAAAGGAGAAATTATGTCATATATTCCTTATGGAAAGGAAGGTTTTTTGTATAAAAAAATATTTCTCAATAGAAATAAAACTTTTTACATTAAATATGGAGATTTTATTTCTAAAATTTGTTTGTTGACAACAATCATAATTTTATTATATACCATTACATATAAATTTTACACAAAAAAATTTGAATAA
- the mrdA gene encoding penicillin-binding protein 2, whose protein sequence is MKKLYKFYILLSSVALILIIRLFYIQIYTEKYILNAFNTSIKQEIIIPERGSIFDRNENLLVFNKSIYELIVIPILIDEHFNIVEFCNLVGIEKNTFSKNLEKAKAYSKYLPSVFLPFISKEKFATIQEKLYKYKGFDWTKRSLRDYKVESSANILGYIGEVTQKDIKKESNYYQIGDFIGWAGVEKSYEKILRGKKGVKYWLRDRKGCIIGSYNNRKNNIKAVSGNDISLTIDWNLQNYAEQLMYQKKGGIVAINPKNGEILSLVSSPINNPNLFVGINRSKEFQKLMKDTIDNPLFDRSTQARYPPASPFKLLTELAGLQMGVVDPNTTFICYKGFKYGRKRIHCHSGIHGFPIGIETAVAVSCNNYFAQVYKRVIEKYPKNLTKGVNEWCDIIKSFGFGNYLYNDLATGEKGVIPSGDYYNKKYGTTKWNAITIISNSIGQGEINVTPMQLANMVCAIANRGFFYTPHIVKRINHQPISNPNYTVAKYTKVKSKYFDLIISGMEKVFIIGTGKNFKSSDIRMAGKTGTAQNFIKVNHKIVSLPDHSIFILFAPVEDPKIAISVIIENGGFGSRWAGPIASLIAEKYIKNNVIRKNMEQRIMTSGLKKIYSSIAKMKKLNNFYTKNYLGKKK, encoded by the coding sequence TTGAAAAAATTATATAAATTTTACATTTTATTAAGTTCTGTAGCCCTAATTCTTATAATCAGACTATTTTATATACAAATATATACGGAAAAGTATATTTTAAATGCTTTTAATACTTCTATCAAACAAGAAATTATTATTCCTGAAAGAGGATCTATTTTTGATAGAAATGAAAATTTATTGGTTTTTAACAAATCTATTTATGAATTAATAGTTATTCCTATTCTTATAGATGAACATTTCAATATCGTGGAATTTTGCAATCTTGTAGGAATTGAGAAAAATACTTTTTCTAAAAATTTAGAAAAAGCAAAAGCTTATTCTAAGTATTTACCATCCGTTTTTTTACCTTTTATTTCAAAGGAAAAATTTGCTACTATACAAGAGAAACTTTATAAATATAAAGGTTTTGATTGGACAAAACGTTCTCTTAGGGATTATAAAGTAGAAAGTTCAGCCAATATTTTAGGATATATAGGAGAAGTTACTCAAAAAGATATTAAAAAAGAATCTAATTATTATCAAATAGGAGATTTTATTGGTTGGGCTGGAGTAGAAAAATCTTATGAAAAAATTTTGAGAGGAAAAAAAGGAGTAAAATATTGGTTAAGAGATAGAAAAGGATGTATTATTGGAAGTTATAATAATAGAAAAAATAATATAAAAGCTGTTAGTGGAAATGATATTTCTTTAACCATAGACTGGAATTTACAAAATTATGCAGAACAGCTTATGTATCAAAAAAAGGGAGGAATCGTTGCTATAAATCCTAAAAATGGAGAAATTTTATCCTTGGTCTCTAGCCCTATTAATAATCCTAATTTATTTGTAGGTATAAATCGTTCTAAAGAATTTCAAAAATTAATGAAAGATACAATAGATAATCCTTTATTTGATAGAAGTACACAGGCCCGTTATCCACCTGCTTCTCCATTTAAATTACTTACTGAATTAGCAGGTCTACAAATGGGAGTTGTAGATCCCAATACTACTTTTATATGTTATAAGGGATTTAAATATGGAAGAAAAAGAATTCATTGCCATTCTGGAATTCATGGATTCCCTATAGGGATAGAAACAGCGGTGGCTGTTTCTTGTAATAATTATTTTGCTCAAGTTTATAAACGTGTTATAGAAAAATATCCTAAAAATTTAACAAAAGGAGTTAATGAATGGTGTGATATTATTAAAAGTTTCGGTTTTGGAAATTACTTATATAACGATTTAGCTACAGGAGAAAAAGGTGTTATTCCTTCTGGAGATTATTATAATAAAAAATATGGAACAACAAAATGGAATGCTATCACGATTATTTCTAATAGTATAGGTCAAGGAGAGATTAATGTAACTCCTATGCAATTAGCTAATATGGTATGTGCTATAGCAAATAGAGGTTTTTTTTATACTCCACATATAGTAAAACGAATTAATCATCAACCTATATCAAATCCTAATTATACTGTAGCTAAATACACAAAAGTTAAAAGTAAATATTTTGATTTGATTATTAGTGGAATGGAAAAAGTTTTCATTATTGGAACTGGAAAAAATTTTAAATCATCCGACATTAGAATGGCTGGAAAAACAGGAACGGCTCAAAATTTTATTAAAGTGAATCATAAAATAGTTTCTTTACCCGATCATTCTATTTTTATATTGTTTGCCCCAGTAGAAGATCCTAAAATCGCTATTTCTGTTATAATAGAAAATGGAGGATTTGGATCTCGTTGGGCTGGGCCTATTGCTAGTCTTATTGCAGAGAAATATATAAAAAATAATGTAATTAGAAAAAATATGGAACAAAGAATAATGACTTCAGGACTGAAAAAAATATATAGTTCAATAGCAAAAATGAAAAAATTAAATAATTTTTACACAAAAAATTATCTTGGTAAAAAGAAATAA